Proteins encoded in a region of the Triplophysa dalaica isolate WHDGS20190420 chromosome 10, ASM1584641v1, whole genome shotgun sequence genome:
- the LOC130429615 gene encoding uncharacterized protein LOC130429615, translating into MMMSLLPLCVMLLQIIIQGVFAADTDEVKTITVMEGDSVTLHTNLTQIQRDDHILWRLKNNNGVTLLAEVYKRYNVNRIYDDIDSGRLRDRLNLDNQTGSLTITNISTAYSTLYTLEMINSDGTLYSKFSVIVSRLPVPFISRNASNCSSPSKRSSVSKCGPVIGEDHTAVIVIVAAFAVMVLVAVAVIAVIAFKRHKQAGQDVQEKEMKLMNNNDMSRDGDEVSVLLAASNGVSHESNVPVSSLVEQCAGNLKGLEDTRAET; encoded by the exons ATGATGATGTCACTATTACCACTATGTGTCATGCTCTTACAAATCATTATACAAG gtgtgtttgctGCTGATACAGATGAAGTGAAGACGATcacagtgatggagggagattcagTCACTCTACACACCAATCTTACTCAAATACAGAGAGACGATCACATACTGTGGaggttaaaaaataacaatggtgtCACTCTTTTAGCTGAAGTATATAAGCGTTACAATGTAAACCGTATATACGATGATATTGATAGTGGAAGATTAAGAGACAGACTGAACCTGGacaatcagactggatctctcaccatcacaaacatcagtaCCGCATACTCTACACTCTATACACTTGAGATGATCAACAGCGATGGAACCTTATACTCAAAGTTCAGTGTAATTGTCT CACGTCTGCCTGTTCCTTTCATCAGCAGAAACGCTTCAAACTGTTCTTCACCATCAAAAAGATCTTCAgtctcaaaat GTGGGCCTGTAATTGGTGAAGACCACACAGCAGTGATCGTCATCGTAGCAGCGTTTGCGGTCATGGTTCTAGTAGCAGTAGCTGTCATAGCTGTTATTGCCTTTAAGCGCCATAAACAAGCAGGACAGGACG ttcaAGAAAAGGAGATGAAACTTATGAACAACAATGATATG TCACGTGATGGCGATGAGGTTTCTGTGCTACTAGCAGCTTCAAATGGAGTTTCACATGAGAGCAATGTTCCTGTATCTTCACTGGTAGAACAATGCGCTGGCAACCTTAAGGGCCTAGAAGACACGCGTGCTGAAACATGA